Within Azospirillum thiophilum, the genomic segment GCCCCCGGCTGGCCGGGATCGAGCGGGTGCGCCGCGACCGGCCGATCGGCTGCCACGGCGTCGGCCTGTCGCTGGGCAGTGCCGGCGGGCTGGATCCGGACCATCTTCTGCGGCTGCGCGCCCTCTATGCCCGGCTGGAACCGGGGCTGGTCTCCGAACATCTCTCCTGGAGCATCGGGGCAAGTACCGGCCCAGGCGCCAAGGGGGATGCCTATCTGAACGACCTGCTGCCGCTGCCCTACAGCGAGGAGTGCCTGGACCGGGTCTGCCGCAACCTCGACCATGCCCAGGACGCGCTGGGCCACCGCATCCTGGTGGAGAACCCGTCGGCCTACCTCGCCTTCGCCGGCAGCGTGATTCCCGAAGCCGAATTCCTGGCGGAGCTGGTGACCCGCACCGGCTGCGGCCTGCTGCTCGACATCAACAACCTCTATGTCTCGTCGGTCAATCTTGGTTTCGACCGGGCCGGCTGGCTGGACGCCATCCCCGCCGACGCGGTGGGCGAATACCATCTCGCCGGCCATGCCCGCCTGACCGTCGGCGGCGAGGAGCTGCTGATCGACGACCATGGCAGCGCCGTCGGCGACGCCGTCATGGCGCTGTTCGCCGTGGCGCTGGACCGGATCGGTCCGCGCCCGACGCTGATCGAGTGGGACACCGACCTGCCGGAGCTGGACGGGCTGCTGGCCGAGGCGGCACGGGCGCAGCGGCTGCTCGACCCCGCGGTGCGGAGCGGCCGTCATGCCCACTGAGACGCAGGCCACGCTGGCCACGCTGCAACGGGACTTCACCGCCTTCCTGCTGCGGGGCGACCCGGCCGTCGCCGGCGCCCTGCGCCCGGACCTGCCGCCGGGCCGGCTCGCGGTCTACCGCAACACCGTGGTCGGGTCGCTGGCCGACGTGCTGGGCAATGCCCATCCCGCCGCGCGGCGCGCCGTCGGTTGCGACCGCTTCACCGCGCTGGCCACCCGCTTCGTCCTGGAGCATCCGCCGCGGCAACCGATGCTGTGGAGCTACGGCGGCGGCTTCGCCGACTGGCTGGAGCGGAGGGGAGGGGAGGGCGCGCCGCCCTGGCTGCCCGACCTCGCCCGGCTGGACTGGGCGATGCACGAGGCGCTGTTCGCCGCCGATGCCGAACCGCTCGATCCCGGCCGTCTCGCCGCGGTCCCGCCCGAACGGGCCGGGGCGCTGCGGCTGATGCCGCACCCGTCGGTCCGCCTGCTGCGCTCGGACTGGACCGTCCATGCGCTGTGGCGGGACGAGGCCGCGGTTGCCCGGACCGAACCGGAGGCGGTGCTGGTCGGCCGGACCGACGGCGAGGTGCGCTGCGCCCGGCTTTCGGCCGAAGACGGCGTGCTGGCCGCGCACCTCCTGTCCGGCGCCACCCTGGACGAGGCGCTTGCCGAAGCAGCATCGGCGGCCGGGGAGATGGCGGCCGGGGAGATGGCGGCCGGGGAGATGGCGGACGGAGAAATGCCGGACGGCGAGGAGGCCGCCACCGGCCTCCAGTCCCTGCTGGCGCTGCTGCTGCACAACCGATTGCTGGCCGGCTTCGCTCTCGACCACGGGAGCCCGGATGCCGGGCCGGCCGGAGGAGACGAGCCATGATGTCCCTGCCGCCCACCCGGCCCGCTGCTCCACCCTCCGGGCCGGCCGCCGCATGGCCCACGCCGGCCCTGCATGCCGCCCTGCATGCCGGCGGACGGATCGCCGGCTGGCTCGAGCGCCATGCCGCCCCGCTGCTCGACCTCGCGGTCCGGCTGGCGATGGCGCCGATCTTCTTCCGCTCGGGCCTCCAGAAGATCGGCGACTGGCCGTCGACGCTCTTTCTGTTCCAGGAGGAATACCGGGTGCCGGTCCTGCCCGCCGACATCGCCGCGCTGCTGGCCACGGCAACCGAGCTGACCATGCCGGTGCTGCTGGTGCTCGGGCTGGCGACCCGGCTGGCGGCGCTGCCGCTGCTGGCGATGGCGATGGTGATCCAGTTCGTGCTCGGCGCGCAGAATCCGGCCTTCAACAATCCGCAACATTACTTCTGGATGCTCCTGCTCGCCGGCCTGGTCGTCCGCGGCGGCGGCCGGCTGTCGCTCGACCATTGGATCCATCGCAAGGGAGGCGGCCTGTGACCCCATCCGTTTCGACCGCCGCCGGGCACCGGCAGCCCGCCCGGCCAGCCGGGCAACAGCAGACCGCCCGGCCAGCCGGGCACCGGCAGATCGCCCGGCTCGGCTGGCTGCTGTCCGCCGGCCTCATCGCCGTGCTGCTGCTGGTGCTGGCGGTCAGCGTCGTCACCGTGCGCGGGATCGCCCAGGTCGACGAGCGCTGGAACGCCTACGACCTCGGCGCCGCCGCCAAGGCGGACGCGCTGTCCGACCTGCGCGGCGCGCTCGGCTTCGGCGGGGTGATCCACCGCTTCGGCGATTTCCTGCTGACCGGCGACCCGGCCCGCGCCGCCGAGGTGCGGCAGAGCCTGCGCTCGGCCTCGGCCAACCTCGACGTCTACCGCTATGCCGGCGACCTGACCCAGGCGGAAGGCGCTGCGCTCGACACCGTCGCCGCGACGCTGGTGCAGGTGGAGGCCAAGCTGTCGGGAGCGGAAAAGGCGCTGGCCGCCCATGTGCCGCTCGACCGGCTGGCCCGCGACGCGGCGCTCGACACCGCACCGGCGGTCGCCGCCATGCGGACGCTGAACGGCGAGCTGACGCGCGGCCGGGCCGCTCTGGGCGAGGCCAACCGCGACGGCATCGCCGCGCTGAACCTCACCGTGCTGAGCGGCGGCGGGGTGGCGCTGGCGCTGCTGCTGACCATCGCCGGCCTGTTCCTCTGGTTCACCCATCACCGCATCGTCCGCCCGCTGGCCCGGCTGGCCGCGGCGATGCAGCGGCTTGCCGGCGGCGACCTGGAGGGGGAGGTGCCGCTGGCCGGCCGCCGCGACGAGATCGGCGCCATGGCCGGCACCGTCCAGGTGTTCCGCGACGGGCTGGTGCAGCTGCGCGCGGCGGGCGAGCGCGAGCGCGCCGAGGCCGAGCGCGACCGCCGCCGCCAGGAGGAGCTGGAGCGCGGCCTGCGCGCCTTCGAGACGGAGATCGGCACGCTGGCCGGGGCGCTGACCGGACGGGCCGGCACCCTGCGGCGGACGGGGGAGACGCTGGCGCAGTCCTCCGGCCGGACCATCGCCGGCACGCAGGAGGTGTCCGCCGCCGCCGCCCGCACCGCCGACACCGTCCAGGCCGTCGCCGCCGCGACCGAGGAGCTGTCGGCCTCGATCGCCGCGATCGGCCAGCGGGTGCATGGCTCGGTCGACATGGCGACGACCGCCGCCGGGCAGG encodes:
- a CDS encoding DoxX family protein; this translates as MMSLPPTRPAAPPSGPAAAWPTPALHAALHAGGRIAGWLERHAAPLLDLAVRLAMAPIFFRSGLQKIGDWPSTLFLFQEEYRVPVLPADIAALLATATELTMPVLLVLGLATRLAALPLLAMAMVIQFVLGAQNPAFNNPQHYFWMLLLAGLVVRGGGRLSLDHWIHRKGGGL
- a CDS encoding DNA-binding domain-containing protein, whose product is MPTETQATLATLQRDFTAFLLRGDPAVAGALRPDLPPGRLAVYRNTVVGSLADVLGNAHPAARRAVGCDRFTALATRFVLEHPPRQPMLWSYGGGFADWLERRGGEGAPPWLPDLARLDWAMHEALFAADAEPLDPGRLAAVPPERAGALRLMPHPSVRLLRSDWTVHALWRDEAAVARTEPEAVLVGRTDGEVRCARLSAEDGVLAAHLLSGATLDEALAEAASAAGEMAAGEMAAGEMADGEMPDGEEAATGLQSLLALLLHNRLLAGFALDHGSPDAGPAGGDEP
- a CDS encoding DUF692 domain-containing protein — protein: MAATTPPPAAARAAGPVLDRATPAPVAVPAPVPAPVPAAAGIGLREPHREAFVAAGLPAPWVEIHSENYLVPGGPRLAGIERVRRDRPIGCHGVGLSLGSAGGLDPDHLLRLRALYARLEPGLVSEHLSWSIGASTGPGAKGDAYLNDLLPLPYSEECLDRVCRNLDHAQDALGHRILVENPSAYLAFAGSVIPEAEFLAELVTRTGCGLLLDINNLYVSSVNLGFDRAGWLDAIPADAVGEYHLAGHARLTVGGEELLIDDHGSAVGDAVMALFAVALDRIGPRPTLIEWDTDLPELDGLLAEAARAQRLLDPAVRSGRHAH
- a CDS encoding methyl-accepting chemotaxis protein, which encodes MTPSVSTAAGHRQPARPAGQQQTARPAGHRQIARLGWLLSAGLIAVLLLVLAVSVVTVRGIAQVDERWNAYDLGAAAKADALSDLRGALGFGGVIHRFGDFLLTGDPARAAEVRQSLRSASANLDVYRYAGDLTQAEGAALDTVAATLVQVEAKLSGAEKALAAHVPLDRLARDAALDTAPAVAAMRTLNGELTRGRAALGEANRDGIAALNLTVLSGGGVALALLLTIAGLFLWFTHHRIVRPLARLAAAMQRLAGGDLEGEVPLAGRRDEIGAMAGTVQVFRDGLVQLRAAGERERAEAERDRRRQEELERGLRAFETEIGTLAGALTGRAGTLRRTGETLAQSSGRTIAGTQEVSAAAARTADTVQAVAAATEELSASIAAIGQRVHGSVDMATTAAGQAERSSATVASLAEAVQRIGEVVGLINAIASQTNLLALNATIEAARAGEAGKGFAVVAQEVKNLASQTAKATEDITGQIETIRSATDGAVGAIQGIGGSLEQVCRIAREIADAVTQQDAATREIARNIQETAGTAGAVSVAIAEVAQAAEQAGTVADGMLAAAQSLGGETQRLEAATHRLSDTLRG